One part of the Eriocheir sinensis breed Jianghai 21 chromosome 6, ASM2467909v1, whole genome shotgun sequence genome encodes these proteins:
- the LOC126991177 gene encoding uncharacterized protein LOC126991177: MSPAGHTTTTTESPPENTAGGGEREIFFNHSYLRTYEGILKLAQLVIAVQVFVSVMVSEHPRGGTSDWISFSSMGSFWFSDMLFVMYLVNAVVVLTDVPCGMPRGCRLHRRRLPHLPGHHRLRPHRLPAVHEAEGGSAILCPAAPRTHRHLKCEVLAALRFFASGSF; encoded by the exons ATGTCCCCAGccggccacaccaccaccaccacagaatcACCGCCGGAGAACACAGCCGGCGGTGGTGAGCGGGAAATCTTCTTCAACCACTCATACCTCAGAACATATGAAGGAATACTCAAGCTGGCCCAACTA GTCATCGCAGTGCAGGTGTTCGTCTCTGTCATGGTCTCTGAACACCCTCGCGGCGGCACCTCGGACTGGATCTCCTTCTCGTCCATGGGCAGCTTCTGGTTCAGTGACATGTTGTTCGTGATGTACCTCGTCAATGCTGTGGTCGTCCTCACTGACGTGCCCTGTGGAATGCCG CGCGGGTGTCGCCTTCATCGTCgccgcctccctcacctgcctgGCCACCATCGTCTTCGGCCTCACCGCCTTCCTGCTGTACACGAAGCGGAGGGCGGGAGCGCTATCCTCTGCCCAGCCGCTCCGCGCACACACCGACACCTCAAATgtgaa GTTCTGGCTGCACTAAGGTTTTTTGCAAGTGGCAGCTTCTAA